The Salegentibacter sp. Hel_I_6 region TCTTTAAACAATTTAAATTTTGCTTTATAGGACTGTTCCAAGCCTTGCAAGCTTGTTAACCTTTTTTGCTTGCTAGATAGGCTTTTAATGTCTTGGCTCAAACTTTCATATTCTCTCAATATCTTTTCAAGTTCAGATTGCTCTTTCTGAAAGTTAGTGAGAATGTCTTCATCAGATTCTTCAAAAAGGAATTCTTTTAAATTTCTAGATGCCTGATTACCACTTAAATTCAGTGTTTTGGCTTTAGAAAAGGACTGTAAAACTTTGGCAAAAGCTTTTAGATTTTTATCCTGACTGAGTTTTAGAGGCAGTATGTTTTTGTCATAAAGAAATTTGTAATATGTATCAACACTTTCAATATTACTGAAGAAGTTTAATCGAAGATTCCGCTTTTCATAAAGGAATATTGCTAAATCCTGTATATCCAATATTTCTTTCTCTTTGGAGTTATTTTCTTTTAATATGTCTCTACAGAAAATTAGTGCTTCTTTTTCAATAGTTAAATCATTTATTTTTAGATTTAAATCTGCCTGCTTAGTGATAACAAAAGGGATTATACGCTTACCTTTCTGACTGTTTATTTGTATCCCAATGGTGATAAACTTACCGGCATTCATCTCAATGTTCAAAAAACAATAAGCGCATTTCGTTTTGTAGGGAAGTTTATTAATTTGTCTTTCTTCTTTTTTTACGCCATCTGTTCCAAATTTGATTAGGTTCTTATCATACACAAAAATCATTTGAAGCAAATCCGCAATAATGGATTTACCCACGCCATTGGAGCCAATAAAATCAGTTCTTGTGGAATGGAAAAGATAATCGTGCATATAGTGCTTTAAAATGCCGACAGTAGATAAAGAGTAAATCCGTGGATAATTCATATTATTTTATCATTTTTAAGTTGCCGGCTAAATGATTCAAAATCCTGAAGTTCTTGCTGGTATATTTGGGCTAAACGATGAATAGCCGGTCTTATTTCAAAAACCAATTCTTCATTTTTTCCTGAATGCTTTTCTACCCAGCCTAATTTATCAAAACTATCTACCGTCTTACCAAATTTTTTCTCTACTATTTTCCACTCTTTCTCATCGTAAGAGCCTCTTATATCATTGAACAATATTCGTTTGTATTCTTCCTGATGATCACTTTCCTGTATTTGTGTTTTTATATCATTCCAGTAAATTATCTTTTCTTCGTCAAAATACTTTTGATAATACATATCTAAAAGTGTTAACCCCACCAGTGTTTGCAATTCCGTAAGCTCTTTATTACGCCTTGCACTACCTAATTCTCCTTTGCCGTTTTCCGTGAAGTCGAGATAATAATATCGGCTTCTATCAAAAATATCAGTAACGAGATTAAGCCTATAAAGGTTGCTATAAAAATTTCTCCATTGTGCTTCATAGTTTTCCAATACGGTATACTCTGTATAATACTTGTGGTCAATATGTTTTCCTGACAACAATAAAATATTGATGTCTGCAAAATGTTTTTCAACACTTTCCTCTGTCAGAAAAGAATAATCGCTTATTTCATAATTTTCGCTTTCCATAGGGATAGGTTTTGTTGTGGTAAGGAAATAATTTTTTGTTCTACATCAATTAATATATTGCTATTTTCTGAAGCAAAGGCTATCATGCGGGATGCTACCTGATAGGCAATTGACAAATCTTTTTCTTTCTCTACAATATTATTCATCAATTCATCCACAGCCAATTGACCTTTACTTTCCAGGATATCTTTAGTTTTATCAACCCATTGATTGATAATTTGCTGATGATTGATTTCTTTCTCTATTTTCTGTTTCTCATTACGTTCATATACGCTATCGGTTTCAATATTTACAATAATATTAGGTTTTGGTGGCTCCAACTCGTAATATCTCGGATACAACATCCGAATAGGCTCACATACCAGTTGCTTTAATGGAAAATTGTTATTAAACCTGATACCTTCCACAGCGTATTCCGAACTTTCTAAAACTATCCTATGCAGCTTTTTTATTTGTAGCCTAAAGAATGCTCTGGCAGAAAACTGCTCTTGCAATTCAGTTAATTTCTCGCTTGCGTGGTTAATTTGTCTGCGAATGATATTTATTTTTTGATCTATGGAACTGAAAAACTCTCTGATATCTTTATATATTTCCTGTCCTTTTTCCCAATCGCTCTTACTTTTCCACAGATTGATTGTTTTAAACTTTCCATCTTCTTCCATTTTTCTATAAAAATGATCTACCACATTTAGTAGATCATTAAGAAATTTGTCTTTAGAAATAATAGCCTCCGTAATATCTTCTGCCCTTTCACCAAACTTTTTAAAAACAATTGTAAACTCTCTTACTAAAGAAGTGGCACTTTGTCCGTCCTCTTTGCGAAGGATATCATTTAGCTCTATATAAGCCTCCCGCAATTCATCTTCCAGTGCTTCTAAATGATCGGTAATTATTTTCTTTGAACCTTGAATAAATATTCTTCCAAATTTCCGTTCAAGTTCCTCAATAGTCTCGATTTCTCCCTGGTTTATAGTAAATGAATCTTGAACGCTTTTTTTCAGCGGATGGTTTTTGTATGGATTTTCCAATTTGCTTATCATCAAATCGACTACATTTTTAGCATAATCTGTCAAATAATATTTCCACGGTTCATCAGGGTGGCTTCTTAGAAAATAATGAAACAGCTTATCTTTAATACTACTCCATTGCCGTACTGAATCCAAGTTAAAATCAACCGCCATATCTTTTAAAATTTCATTGATTTCGCTTTGGGTAAAATATTCTTCAATTTCACGGTTTTTGATTTTTTCATAAAGTGCAATAACTAAATAACCTCCGTCAAATTTTGAAGGAAGAAGGAGGTCATATTTAGCGTATAGTTGTTGGTCTTTCATTATAAATATTAATCGTTACATATTTACTTTAACTTTCTCAACACTTTCAATTTCTATAAACTTAGATTTAAACTAATTAGATGTTTTTTTTCTTTTAGAAGATTATGGAAATTTTCATCGTTATTCATCAGGAATTCCAGCTCTTTTAATTGAAGCTCTTGATTAATTGAAAAGATCTGTTATATAAAAGTTCCAGTAGCCTTCAAATAGTAACTCCAGCGAATATTAAATGGATCTAATGTAGTCTGAAAGCCATTTTTAATATGTTCAAAATCCAATTTATCGTGGCAAGATAAGAATACAATCGGAAGACAAAAAAACTGATTGGGAGATGTCTGGGTTACTATTATTTTTTCTAAAAACATTTTCATATGCCCAAAAATAGATACCATCATTATTTTATTAAAGGTTTCCTCATAATCAATATAGATTAAATATTTATTTCTCTGATTAGAGAAATAAATTTTAAGTTGAATATATAAAATATTATTCACTTAAAAATTAACTTAATTATGAGAAATTCTATTTACAAAAATGCACTGACGCGCATCCAATCAGAAGAAAAAAATGTGAGTCTTTGCAGTAACAACATTATTAATGAAACGTACCGGATGATAATTTTCATCAAGGATTTACTTTGTGAACTGAAAACCCACATATTAACGCAGGGATTTTCAGACGAACAGGAAGAAATTAATTTTTTCAAGGAAATAAAACCCCAGATCCTGGGCAAGCTTGTTTATTACAACAAGCTCTCCCGAATAGAGACAACCCGGCCTGTAAGTAATGGGAAGTTATACAATACCTACTACTCAATCCATATGAGAAAGTTGAAAAAAGAATTTAAAGTCCATATTTTAAATTCCTTTTTTTATAGATACTATCGGTCCGGTCGAACAGATAAGGATGCAATCTATTTTAGGCTGGGCCATATCAATTTTTATGATGGGCTGAACAGTTTTGTCTTTGAGATTGACACCCATTTTTCGACATATTATGATTACAAAATAGCACGAATCATTGCCAATGAATTACTTTATGTCTATCTCCTTTCAAAAATAGAACCCTACAATCATACGGATAGGTTCTCCACGGTCTTGCCATTTGAAAACGAAAAAGTTCGTTGGACAGATTCAAAAAATGCCCTTATTGAATTACTCTATGCCCTTCATATTACTGGTTCAATTTCCAATGGACGTATAGGCCTAAAAAAATTAGGCCTCCTTTTTCAGGAATTATTCAACATTCAGTTGGGGGATATCCATCATGCTTTTCACCGCATGAAGGACCGCACCGGGGATAGGTCCATATTCTTAAATCATCTTAAAAAATCTCTAGAGCAATATATGGACAAAGGCCTATGAGCAATTATTTTTACTTTTTAATTCCTTAAGCAGTTATGTTTCTCATTAAATGCATAACTGCTTTTTTAATTTTTCCTTCCCCATAAAGTGCCCATTGGCAATACCTGTCCCTTGTCATTTTAATAAATCCTAGAAAGAAATAACCTACTCACCTACAGTTATTTGTATCAAAGTTAAATATTGTTAAAAATGTAAATTACTTGGTTATGGATTGGTCTTTCCTTGTAAGGATAATTTATAGCCTTTCTTCAATTTTGCCTTTACAAACACAAAACATTACTAAGAATGAAAATCAGGGTTGAAAGAGTTTGATAACCAAAGAAAGTAACACTAAAATCTTAACGGAATGAATATTGACAGAATGGAATTTATCAGTTGGATGGAACGCATTATGAGCCGGCTAGATATGTTGGATGACCATATGGAGGATATGCAAAAGCACCGGAGCAGTATTGACGGGGAAGAATTGCTGGACAACCAAGACCTCCTCCAAATGCTCAAAATAAGTAACCGCTCCCTGCAACGTTACCGCTCTTCCGGAAAGCTTCCTTATTACACCATCAGTGGAAAACTATATTATAAACTATCGGACGTCCATCAGTTCATCAGGGAAAGTTTTACAGCTCCACCATCTAGGAAAAAAGCCAACAAATGACAAAGACTACCAGAAAATTCCTATTCGTGTAAAGCTATAATGACATCTTTTACTTTGGTTCCCATAAAACTTTAAAACTTTCATCATGAGTGAAGATACTTCAAGTGACCATAAGTTTCCAGAACAAT contains the following coding sequences:
- a CDS encoding RteC domain-containing protein; this translates as MRNSIYKNALTRIQSEEKNVSLCSNNIINETYRMIIFIKDLLCELKTHILTQGFSDEQEEINFFKEIKPQILGKLVYYNKLSRIETTRPVSNGKLYNTYYSIHMRKLKKEFKVHILNSFFYRYYRSGRTDKDAIYFRLGHINFYDGLNSFVFEIDTHFSTYYDYKIARIIANELLYVYLLSKIEPYNHTDRFSTVLPFENEKVRWTDSKNALIELLYALHITGSISNGRIGLKKLGLLFQELFNIQLGDIHHAFHRMKDRTGDRSIFLNHLKKSLEQYMDKGL
- a CDS encoding helix-turn-helix domain-containing protein, whose product is MNIDRMEFISWMERIMSRLDMLDDHMEDMQKHRSSIDGEELLDNQDLLQMLKISNRSLQRYRSSGKLPYYTISGKLYYKLSDVHQFIRESFTAPPSRKKANK